The genomic DNA CGACCCTAAAGACACATCTTTGAAAGAGTTATATGCTGCTCTTCTAGCTAGGCTAAATCGAGACGAAACTAGTTTTGTTGATGAGCTAAGTTTAACTACCACAAGTGAGCAAGAATTCGTGGATAAATTATCTTTTAAACTCAATCAGGTTTTTAGTACCAAAATGCTGCTTGTACCGAAAAGAAGTGTCGTAAAATCAATCCTAAAAAAACTACCACCAAAAAATGCCCTAAAGCTTCTACACTATCGGTCGCTCGATTCGGCACTAAGACGTTGCCCAGAGTCGGTGCTTATGGCAGCATGTGAATTAACGGAGTCGAAAAAATGGCTTATTTCTTTTAATGAAGCGATTGATAGGCTCAAGAGTAACGATTTTGAAAAACGTGCGATTGAATACTCTAGCGTTGATGATAAAAAATGGAGAATGTTACACGCTAAACTCATATCTCGTAGCGGACACTCTGTTTACCGAGTCAATGTTGCGGGAGGGATTATTATCGTGCCTTCGTCACACGAGCTAAAGCCTGGTGTTGCAAGCTTGACGCTTGCGGCTTGCATCAGTGCTACACAAAAACTCAGAATTCATAGTAGTTTCACGGTTAGAGTTCTACTCGACGAGTCTGTGCCGACCAGCATAAGCGAACATCTTAATGACCTGGATCAAGGCTCGTTGGTTATCAGGAGTGTACATTTTGGATGGCAAGATCTGCATCATCATTTAGTAGAATCGTCTCGATCATTAGCTCTTTTTGAGCCGCACATCACAGAATCAGATATAGAAGGCGATAGCTTCGTACAACTTCTAAATAATGTAACCAAGGCTTATGGTTGGTGGCTTAGCCGGCTGGCGGTTGGGTACAACGAGGGTAGCATAACAGTTTCGTGTAATATCTACGATATGGCCCGCAATCTCGCCTTTTCGCGTGAGTTTGGACAGCATACATTAGTTGCTATGCGTCGAGAAATAGATCATCTGCTTAGATCTCGCTACTTGAAAAATGACATACTCCAAAGCAGAATATATGACATGTTAAACGCCGCGAGCAATTTCGGCACTTCCGCAGATTTCAACGATATATAATCTGTCGCCAATCACTATCAGGAATTACGTGTTTAGTGCATTTTCGGATGAAAATCGAGTACCGAAAGCCGAGCCGTACTTAACGTACGGTGAGCGCGGAACGGAGATTTGCGCCAAAAAGGTGCAAGCGCGTAATTCCTGACTATTTTATGAAGGAGTTTTCGATGCGTGTTTTATTGTGTTCATATTGTTCGTTGATTATTTTTCGGGCGTAGTTTAGGTCGTTCGTAATATGGTAGAGCTTACGATCTCCTTTGCTGATTAAACCATTCTTGAGCATATGACGCTTGATGTAGCGATCGAGCGGGTTCCAGAATTTCTTACCAACTAGGATTATTGGAACCGGCGCCATTTTGCCAGTTTGGATTATTGTTATAACCTCAAAAAACTCGTCGAATGTGCCAAAACCCCCAGGAAAAAAATGAAACCATGTGAATAGAAAGTCATCATAACTTTACGAGTGAAAAAGTAGTTAAAGGCGAGGCTGCTGGTAGTGTAAGGGTTGAGGTGTTGTTCTTTAGGCAATACTATGTTAAATCCAATCGAGACATGCTGCTCATCGAACGCGCCGCGGTTGCTCGCTTCCATGACGCCACCACCACCGCCAGAAACTATAGCAAAGCCGTCTTGTGCTAGCATGGCAGCTAAATCGTGGGCTTCGCGGTAAGCTTTGAATCTGTTGGAAATTCTTGCTGACCCGAAAAAAGTTACTCGCTTTGGGTATTTTTTTAAGATCTTGAAGGCTTCTTCGAATTCTTCGTCACTTGTACGTAGCTTGCGTGATGATTTCTGGATACTGGCAATCTGCTCGGCGCTCATTTTCCATACTTTATCTTCGTGTGTGTGTTTGTGCATATGCTTATCATTGTACAGCGTATAGCGGTTAGGGTGAAGCGGTAAATAGCAAGTAGCAAGTCCGCCGATGGCGGCTTGGAACGATGAACGAGGAACTATGAACGAGGGAAAGCTAGCGGTTAGCGTATAGGGGTTAGGGTTTAGTAGTAAGCGTAAAATTCTAAACTCTAAGCACTAAATTCTAAAATAGACCCTAGCTCTTGGCTCATGACTCTTGGCTCTATTTGAGCGGTACGCAGTACAGGGTACGGGGTACGGGGTAATATTTGCTGGTCCCTAGTCCCTGGACCCTGGTCCCTAGTAGGTACGCGGTACGGAGTAATTTTTACTAACTACTAACTACTAGTCCCTAGACCCTCGACCCTCGACCCTGGATGGTACGTGGTACGCGGTACGGGGTAATATCTACTAACTACTAACTACCAACTACTAACTACTAGCTACTAACTACCAACTACCAACTACCAACTACCAACTACTAGTCCGTAGCCCTAATCACTTTAACCTCTAACCTCTAACCTAATCATGGCTCTTCTATCAACTATCAACCATAAACTATCAACTCGTCATTACTCAGTAAACAGTATTCAGTTATCATTCCATTGTCTATAATGTAGCTAATGACTAAGTTTAAGATAACGAGCGACTATAAGCCCGAAGGAGATCAGCCGGAGGCCATAGAAAGCCTAGTAAAGGGGCTAGAAAATGGGGCCAAGGAACAAGTTTTGCTTGGAGTAACTGGTTCTGGTAAGACTTTTACCATGGCTAATGTTGTGGAGCGGGTTCAACGCCCAACGTTAGTAATTTGCCATAACAAAACTTTAGCAGCCCAGCTGTACGAAGAGTTTAAAAGTTTCTTCCCAGACAATGCAGTGCACTATTTTGTATCATACTTTGATTACTATCAGCCGGAAGCCTATATACCAAGAAGCGACACATATATAGAAAAAGACAGTGACATAAATGAAGAGATCGACCGCCTGCGCCACGCAGCGACGGACTCTCTGCTAACCCGCCGTGATGTTTTGATAGTGGCCAGTGTGTCTTGTATCTACGGTATTGGCAGCCCCACAGACTACGCCGATCTGGCCGAACATGTCGTAAAAGGCCAGCGTAAGGTTCGTGATAAGTTTATTCGTCGCTTGACGGATATCCAGTATCAGAGAAACGACATTGACTTTCATCGAGGTACTTTCCGGGTACGCGGCGATTCTATTGATGTTTTCCCGGCGGCCGAAGAGCTAGCTTACCGGATAGAGTTTTTTGGCGACGAAGTAGAGAGGATCCTCAAAATTGATCCTTTGACTGGAGAAATACTGGCTAAGCCAGAGAGAATCGGTATTTTCCCAAGCAGTCACTATGTTACACCGCAGGAAAAGGTAAAATCAGCGCTTGCCAAGATTGAGGTTGAGCTAGCTGAGCGCACAGCATACTTTAAGAAACATAATCAACTCCTTGAGGCACAGCGGCTTAACCAGCGTACACGTTTTGACGTCGAGATGCTCGAAGAAACAGGGTTTGTGAAAGGTATCGAGAATTACAGTCGCTACCTGACAGACCGCGAACCAGGTGAACAGCCCGCAACGCTGCTAGATTACTTCCCAGATGATTTTTTGATGCTGATCGATGAGAGTCATATGACCTTACCGCAAATTAGAGGAATGTATAATGGCGACCGAGCTCGCAAAGAGGTTTTGGTAGATTACGGCTTCCGATTGCCTAGTGCATTGGACAACCGCCCCCTAACGTTTAGTGAGTTTGAGCGGCACGTTAATCAGGTTGTATATGTTAGTGCAACCCCGGCCGAGTACGAGCTGAGCCGCAGCCCTAAGCCCGTTGAGCAGGTGATTCGACCGACCGGGCTAATTGATCCGCCGATTGAGGTGAGGCCCGTCGAAGGCCAAGTTGATGATCTGATAGCAGAAATTCGCCAACGGGTTAACGCCAACCAACGAGTTTTGGTGACAACTTTAACCAAGCGTATGAGCGAAGACCTCACCGAGTATCTCCAGGAACTAGGAATGAAGGTTGCATATCTTCACAGCGATGTTGATACGATGGAGCGAAGCGATATATTGAGGGATCTAAGACTCGGTGTTTATGATGTTTTGGTGGGCATAAATCTACTAAGAGAAGGGCTAGACTTGCCGGAAGTGTCGCTGGTTGCAATTTTAGACGCCGACAAAGAAGGTTTCTTGCGTTCAGCTCCAGCGCTTATCCAGACAATTGGTCGCGCCGCAAGACATGAACAGGGCAAGGTAATTATGTATGGCGACGTAATAACCGGTAGCATGAAAACTGCGATTGATGAAACCAATCGACGACGCACAATCCAGCAAAGCTACAACGAAAAACACGGGATCACGCCTACTAGTGTCAAGAAGCGTATTGCCGAGCGGCTCAGCCATGAAGATTCGGCCGACGACAAGAAGAAAAAGATTGACCTGCGCAAAATTCCAAAAGAAGAATATAAGCACCTGATCCGTGATCTAACATCGCAGATGAACTTGGCTAGTGCCAACCTCGAATTCGAAAAAGCAGCCGAGCTGCGTGACCTAATAAAAGAGATAAACGCAAAGCTTGAATAGAAATAGATTAAAAAAATTTTACATGAGTAATAGAATAGTGTTATAATAACTTTTAATAAGTAATTAGGCGAACTATTTGAAATCTATTGTTGATGAGTTCTGGGACGAATTAAAAAATAACAGCATTATATATTTATATATATTTTTATTTTTTAATGGCATAATTTTTATAATTTACTATAAATTTAAGTCATTCAACTCCAGTAGTCTTTCTGACATATTTTATCTATACTCTGTCCTGACTCTTGTAACACTACTGATAAAATACGTTGCATGTCTTTTCCACCCACAAGATAGATGGGCGATGATTAGGCCTCGAAAATGGCCGTCAATAGACATTATAATACCTGGTTATAATGAAGGAAGTGCTGTGTATGAAACTGTACGAAGTATAAATAATTCAAACTATCCTAAAGATAGATTGAATATCGTCCTAATTAACGATGGTTCAACAGATGATACGCTTGCACATATGAAGCGAGCTCAAGAAAAATACAAAAAGCGAAATGTTGCTGTCATTAACTTTAGAAAAAATAAAGGTAAAAAAGAAGCGATGGCGGCTGGTTTTCGAAAAACAAAAAGTGAGTACGTAGTTTTTGTTGATAGTGATAGTAAAATAAAAAAAGATTGTTTGAAAGAGTTGATTCGTCCTTTTTATAGTAAAAATTCAAAGATTCGTGCCGTATCTGGTCATGCACTAGTATGGAATAGTGATGTAAATCTACTAACAAAAATGCAAGAAATTAGATATTTCAATGCTTTCAGATCCACTAAAGCTGCCGAGAGTCTTCTTGGTTTTGTTTCATGTTGTCCAGGATGTTGTTCTGCATACGAAAGAACCGCTATGAAAAAGATCCTAAAACCGTGGTTAGATCAATCATTCTTAGGAGCCAAATGTACATATGGCGATGACAGAAGTCTCACTAATTTCATTCTTAAAGACGGACATCATACTGTATATAACCAAAAAGCTGTAGCATATACGATAGCCCCGCATACATATAAAAAATTTGCTAAACAGCAATTAAGATGGAAAAAATCTTGGGCACGTGAAAGTGTCGTAGTAATGTCGTTCGTATGGAAGAGAAATCCTATAGTATCTCTCATGATTGGTATAGATATCATTACACCTTTCCTTGCACCAATAGTAATTATTCAGATCTTCCTTTTCCACTCTTTTGTTAACACTGCGTCATTTTATGCTTACCTAGTCGGAATTTTAATATTTGCGAGTTGTTTCGGCTTATTTTACAAAATACACAATTCACAAAGTAAAAACTGGCTTCGAGCTTCGCTAATTTCATCGCTGGTCAGCATTATTTTATTCTGGCAATTGCCATACGCACTTATGACGCTAAAAGATACCAAGTGGGGTACGCGATAAGAGAGATTTTTCTTTTTTTGAAGAATTTAACAATTCATGTATAATAGTTGTAATAGGTTTTTTTAAAGGAGTGATTTTTAATGAGTGAAACTGGAAATACAGGAACAGCAGTTCTCGGAGCGTCAACAACAGTAGCAAGCACTGTGGCGTTAGCTAAGACAGGAGCTCCGTTAGTGATGTCTATAGCCGTAGGCGCGACGCTAATAACTTTAACACTTACTGTTTTTCTTAGCAGAAGAAAAAGCAACTAAAAAAATAGCCAAACAGTATGACTAAGAATGATCTTGGTTCAGTTTGTGTTATTGGTCTTGGATATGTTGGCTTACCTCTTGCCGTACAAGCGGCGCACAAAGGATTTACCGTATTTGGTATCGATCTTAATAAAGACATTGTCGATAAAGTAAACAGCAGAATCTCACCTTTTGTAAATGATCCTGGATTTGAACATGAGTTACAAAGCCTTGAAAGTGGTAGCCTAAAAGCCCATACATCTTATGGCCCTATCGTATCTTCTGATGTAGTTATCATATGTGTTCCGACTCCTACTGATAATAACATCCCAGATTATAGTTATGTAGAATCTACTGCGGAAGAAATAGCTAAAAGATTGAAAAAAGGTCATCTTATACTATTAGAGAGTACTATTAATCCTGGAGTAACACGAGACAAAGTTTTACCAATCCTTGAGTCAGCGTCGGGCCTTACAGCAGGAATAGATTTCCACCTTGCGCATTGTCCAGAAAGAATTGACCCAGGCAACAAAAGATTTAATGTTAAAAACCTAAATCGTGTCGTGGGTGGAATTAGCTTAGAGTGTAGCGAAAAAGCGGCCGCGTTTTATAGAAAAATTATAAACGCTAAAATCATTCAACTTGATACGACTGAAGAAGCCGAATTTGTAAAATCATGGGAAAATAGTCACCGCAATGTAATGATAGCGCTAGCAAATCAAGCTGCGGTTATTTGTGATTCATTAGGAATGAATATCGATAATGTACTACTTGGGCTCAATTCAAAAGTTGAACAATTCGGTCTCAAGCTAGCTAAGCCCGGTATTGGACCTGGTGGGCATTGTATCCCAGAAGATATTCACTATGTTATTAGCAGGGCAAGACAAAGCGGTTTAGACACTAGTCTCTTAGACGGTGCTGTACGTTTTAATGACGGTATGCCGAGTTACGCAGTGTATAAACTTGAAACTATGGTCAAATCTGATGGTAAAAATTTTAAGAGTATGAAAGTTGGAATACTAGGAATAGCCTACAAAGAAAACGTAGCTGACCCAAGAAGGAGCCCTGCAATTGATCTCGTGAATTCGCTCGTCCAAAAATGTCAAAAAGTTATTATACATGACCCGTATGTTGATAGGTCGTACCTTGAATCAATAAAGAACGTGGGAGTGTCAAGCACACTAGATGAGTTATTAAACACATGTGATGCGTTTATTCTAGC from Candidatus Saccharibacteria bacterium includes the following:
- a CDS encoding LOG family protein; this translates as MTIIQTGKMAPVPIILVGKKFWNPLDRYIKRHMLKNGLISKGDRKLYHITNDLNYARKIINEQYEHNKTRIENSFIK
- the uvrB gene encoding excinuclease ABC subunit UvrB, which codes for MTKFKITSDYKPEGDQPEAIESLVKGLENGAKEQVLLGVTGSGKTFTMANVVERVQRPTLVICHNKTLAAQLYEEFKSFFPDNAVHYFVSYFDYYQPEAYIPRSDTYIEKDSDINEEIDRLRHAATDSLLTRRDVLIVASVSCIYGIGSPTDYADLAEHVVKGQRKVRDKFIRRLTDIQYQRNDIDFHRGTFRVRGDSIDVFPAAEELAYRIEFFGDEVERILKIDPLTGEILAKPERIGIFPSSHYVTPQEKVKSALAKIEVELAERTAYFKKHNQLLEAQRLNQRTRFDVEMLEETGFVKGIENYSRYLTDREPGEQPATLLDYFPDDFLMLIDESHMTLPQIRGMYNGDRARKEVLVDYGFRLPSALDNRPLTFSEFERHVNQVVYVSATPAEYELSRSPKPVEQVIRPTGLIDPPIEVRPVEGQVDDLIAEIRQRVNANQRVLVTTLTKRMSEDLTEYLQELGMKVAYLHSDVDTMERSDILRDLRLGVYDVLVGINLLREGLDLPEVSLVAILDADKEGFLRSAPALIQTIGRAARHEQGKVIMYGDVITGSMKTAIDETNRRRTIQQSYNEKHGITPTSVKKRIAERLSHEDSADDKKKKIDLRKIPKEEYKHLIRDLTSQMNLASANLEFEKAAELRDLIKEINAKLE
- a CDS encoding glycosyltransferase is translated as MYETVRSINNSNYPKDRLNIVLINDGSTDDTLAHMKRAQEKYKKRNVAVINFRKNKGKKEAMAAGFRKTKSEYVVFVDSDSKIKKDCLKELIRPFYSKNSKIRAVSGHALVWNSDVNLLTKMQEIRYFNAFRSTKAAESLLGFVSCCPGCCSAYERTAMKKILKPWLDQSFLGAKCTYGDDRSLTNFILKDGHHTVYNQKAVAYTIAPHTYKKFAKQQLRWKKSWARESVVVMSFVWKRNPIVSLMIGIDIITPFLAPIVIIQIFLFHSFVNTASFYAYLVGILIFASCFGLFYKIHNSQSKNWLRASLISSLVSIILFWQLPYALMTLKDTKWGTR
- a CDS encoding LOG family protein, which gives rise to MHKHTHEDKVWKMSAEQIASIQKSSRKLRTSDEEFEEAFKILKKYPKRVTFFGSARISNRFKAYREAHDLAAMLAQDGFAIVSGGGGGVMEASNRGAFDEQHVSIGFNIVLPKEQHLNPYTTSSLAFNYFFTRKVMMTFYSHGFIFFLGVLAHSTSFLRL
- a CDS encoding nucleotide sugar dehydrogenase, encoding MTKNDLGSVCVIGLGYVGLPLAVQAAHKGFTVFGIDLNKDIVDKVNSRISPFVNDPGFEHELQSLESGSLKAHTSYGPIVSSDVVIICVPTPTDNNIPDYSYVESTAEEIAKRLKKGHLILLESTINPGVTRDKVLPILESASGLTAGIDFHLAHCPERIDPGNKRFNVKNLNRVVGGISLECSEKAAAFYRKIINAKIIQLDTTEEAEFVKSWENSHRNVMIALANQAAVICDSLGMNIDNVLLGLNSKVEQFGLKLAKPGIGPGGHCIPEDIHYVISRARQSGLDTSLLDGAVRFNDGMPSYAVYKLETMVKSDGKNFKSMKVGILGIAYKENVADPRRSPAIDLVNSLVQKCQKVIIHDPYVDRSYLESIKNVGVSSTLDELLNTCDAFILATAHTVYIDSINKEIIKKSSIKYVLDGRNAFDTEMFRNVDVRYSGIGKNLK
- a CDS encoding LPXTG cell wall anchor domain-containing protein, translating into MSETGNTGTAVLGASTTVASTVALAKTGAPLVMSIAVGATLITLTLTVFLSRRKSN